The sequence gaaagattgagggcagaaggagaagaggcagcagaggatgagatggttagatagcatcgccaactcaatggtcatgaattaaaaaaaaaaagtcacggatctaagcaaactctgggagatagtggaggacaggaggCCCTGGAGTGCTCCAGTCctggaagtcacaaagagtcagacataacttagtgactgaacaacaatgacaaaatctCATCAGCTAATAACCAGGTATCTGAGACCTAAGAGAGACTCATCTAAACTCATCTGGACTTTTTGAGGAAGGGTACACAGGATAAGGGGGCTTCTCCTGATACCAATGCTCCCGTTCCTTGTAGAgttaaagagagggagagaagtctGTTCTGGACCTCTTTGTTGGTTGCCAAAACTGTCaactggaaacacacacacacacacacacacacacacacacaacttaaaaATGTAGAACTATATTTTGTACTAAGGACTGGAGTCTGGGAAGGCATCCCCTCAGAAAGCTCTGACGGAGTATTTctaagagggaaggaggggacaggatatataggagttttgtttgtttcttttttttaataaaatgaaggtAATATTCTACTGGGGAATATATgcaacagggttttttttttaatctctccataTCTACCTCCAGTAGTAGCATTTTATAGGCAAATTTTAAAAGgccacaaatttttaaaaaataatgaaagccaTGTTTTGCTTAGggatactaatatatatataccgTATAGGTTATTTTACAGCAGATACTCGTCTGCCAAATTTCAGATGACAAAATGCTAAGCAGTGAGCTTGGTACTGCCCAGCTAGCTGTTTCTTGGCATCCATCCTGGAGAATCTGTCAATGTGTAAGGTCGAGACCATCTTGTCACCTCCAAGTCTCTTCTCAGAGGTGAGTCTACTGTGATAGAACATTCATCTTCTTAAGACTCAAGGCCTGGCAAAAAGCCTCCCGCGAATCCCCTGGACACCACGATGTTCTGTCTGACAAATTCTGCTGCTTCTTCTATTATAGTATTGATTTGGGGTGCTGCCTTATTTGCTCGTTTCTTCATCCgtcctttttctttgtttacaTCTTTTTCAGCTCTTTTCTAGTTGATCTGCATATAGCCACCGTGACCGGCAATCTGAAGAAGAAAGCCACCACCTACTGCATTTGCTGCAAGTTTCTGAACTTTCTGGAACAAAAATCCCGCACACCAGCCACTCACTCCACCCTCTACAATCTGGGTGACTActgagtattttatatttattgaaaagcagagacattactttgccaacaaaggtccatctagtcaaggctatggtttttccagtggtcatgtatagatgtgagagttggaccgtgaagaaagctgagcgccgaagaattggtgcttttgaactgtggtgttgcagaagactcttgagagtcccttggactgcaaggagatctaaccagtccattctgaaggagatcagtcctgggatttctttggaaggaatgatgctaaagctgaaactccagtactttggccacctcatgcgaagagctgactcatttgaaaagaccctgatgctgggaaagattgagggcaggaggagaaggggacgacagaggatgagatggctggatggcatcaccaactcaatggacatgggtttgggtggactccaggagttggtgatggacagggaggcctgccgtgctgcggttcatggggtcgcaaagagttggacacgactgagcgactgaactgagtatttTTCTACGATAGGTCTGGAGCTGTGGCCAAACACTTGATTCCACCAGTGTTGTCTTCTGGCATACTCAGTTAAATCCAACACTTCGTAAAAGTCACCATCACTTTCATATTCTTGGGGAGGGAGGTTCTGGGTCGCCATGATACTGCTGGCAGCTGTACTGAGGTGGTCCCAACCCGCCTGCCTCTCCCCTCTATTTTAAAAACCACTCTAAGCCCAGGTGGAAGTCTATAGTAGGAGTTATcgctgaaaaaaatttttcagtCAAACATCAGAAGATTACtactaatcacacacacacacaaaagacatcTTCAagtttaatgattttagtgcttttctatgaatgagaagatgcaagattCTAGACCAACTGAAATTACTTCTTTGATAGGCATCTTAAACACCCaaggccagtatcctgtttttctccagtctgaattcccctcagggtgTACCATCCGGGGCAGCTGCTGTGCTGATGGCTTGATGGTGGACATAATTTGTCATTTACTGAAATGGCAGGCATACTTTTTGGTCCACATTTtcaatatttcagaatttttagaATTAATGGCACAGAAGAATTTCATTAGGcatattttcttttatgctttACTTCTTGAATTCTTATCACAACCCATCCCCACAATAAAACACAGAAGCATCCAACATGTACTGAAACTTATGTGTAAAATGAACACTTGATTCACGTGGCATACAGGGGTGTCAATTAACAGAGAAAAACATTCTTTATTGTTACGGCCCACCCTTTAGGTCCAACAATTGGTCATATGCTTCCAAGGCTTGatattttattcttcacttttattttctttcatggatGGAGATCCAAGCATACAACCAAGTCCAGCTGACATAAATGTACTTTGGGGCTCCCTGTGATCTTTGTTGTTGGCTGAGCAAAATTATAGTCAGGACTTCTTACATTTAGAACAAACTTCACTCTTGTTCTCCACTCATTCTTCTAGAGGGAGGACATAATGACAGAGTTATCAAAGTGGATACTTGGTGGGGTCAGTGTGTTGCTTATTCCAGCGCCATCTGCACACAAGCCAAGTATGGGAAATGGGAAGGCTTTTTGTTTCGTGCTTTCTGATGTTGTTGCTCTTCTACGTGAGTGTAGCTGATCCTTGGGTGTTTCGTGCAAGATTGCACATTGGCTGGCTTCTGAGTTTAGTGGTTGTTTCTACCTCCATTTTCTTCGCCTCTCAGGCCTTTGGAATTTTTTGTTTGAATCAGATTATTAGAATATTACTATTATTGCATAATGACAAAGTCAATGTGTTCTAGAAATTTAAAGTACTTGACAGTCTGTAGAGCAAAGATTGGCATCAATCAGGATTGGAAGTGATTCTCGATTCAAGCATTTCCCACTTGTCACTTAATTCCTATTAGCCTctatttttctccactaataaAACAGGCATTCTATCCACTCTTCTGGCTTGTTAGCATTAAATAAAATGCCTATAAAGTACCTAGCGTATTACTTGTATCACAACGACAGTAAATATCAACTGCTGTTGTTAAACCTGCCAGCGGCTTTCTGAAGCATATGAGTGTTAAAATCATTACACATGGAAATGAGGTGGTTTTTTTCTGATTGAATAAGGTTATTTCAGTTAGGAAGTTAGGAACGTTATTTTAGTCTaatcttttttataaatttaagccTTAAATTTGCTAATGTATTTTTGTTTGAGAGGAACTATACATTAGAAAAAGCATGCTGGTATGAATCTAAAAATCAATTACagagagaaaaatgggaaaagcacAAACTCATGGAGaataaacaacatgctactaaaacaaacaaataaaaagggtCAGTGAAGGAATCGAAGAGGAAGTCAGAAAACACCTGAAGACAaacgaaaatgaaaacacatctttCCAAAAATTTATCAGCT is a genomic window of Ovis canadensis isolate MfBH-ARS-UI-01 breed Bighorn chromosome 5, ARS-UI_OviCan_v2, whole genome shotgun sequence containing:
- the LOC138441865 gene encoding LOW QUALITY PROTEIN: FUN14 domain-containing protein 1 (The sequence of the model RefSeq protein was modified relative to this genomic sequence to represent the inferred CDS: substituted 1 base at 1 genomic stop codon) → MATQNLPPQEYESDGDFYEVLDLTEYARRQHWWNQVFGHSSRPIVEKYSVQSLIVTQIVEGGVSGWCAGFLFQKVQKLAANAVGGGFLLQIAGHGGYMQINXKRAEKDVNKEKGRMKKRANKAAPQINTIIEEAAEFVRQNIVVSRGFAGGFLPGLES